A window from Micromonospora profundi encodes these proteins:
- a CDS encoding WhiB family transcriptional regulator: MSNVRRLPGPIVDLWDWQRLGACRGRDSAQFFHPDGERGSSRLRRESSAKAVCRACPVRAECAAHALSVREPYGVWGGFSESERLRLLALGWEDVADRRHARVDVARLEARLGSTHKSAFPAQRNVA, encoded by the coding sequence ATGTCGAACGTACGTAGACTGCCCGGACCCATCGTCGACCTCTGGGACTGGCAGCGGCTCGGTGCCTGCCGAGGCCGCGACAGCGCCCAGTTCTTCCACCCCGACGGCGAGCGGGGCTCATCCCGGCTGCGTCGGGAGTCGTCCGCAAAGGCGGTCTGCCGGGCATGCCCCGTCCGCGCCGAGTGCGCGGCGCACGCGCTGTCGGTCCGTGAGCCGTACGGCGTGTGGGGTGGCTTCAGCGAGTCGGAGCGGCTGCGGCTGCTCGCCCTCGGCTGGGAGGACGTCGCGGACCGCCGGCACGCCCGGGTCGACGTCGCACGGCTGGAGGCCCGACTTGGCAGCACGCACAAGTCTGCTTTCCCGGCCCAGCGCAACGTCGCCTGA
- a CDS encoding helix-turn-helix transcriptional regulator, translating into MRTVLVCVRTPLAAQHLTSAAARLGLSAIVRTAVSDPEVMLRLAERPVDVVLADTALTRPDSAGFVRRVLARAPQAAVLLLGTEEPEAAAATISAGARGLIQNVDHDLTSAVAKALLLLTAPGRASRQRVTDPARDTASVGGSGRSAPSLRGSAEPGWTAATGEGSAGMPSVPVQRGEDEVDPATDEQATGQNDAARPAPNTRPTRASIGLTERELQVLLGMAEGKSNAEIGRELFVSEDTVKTHARRLFRKLGARDRAHAVAAGFRAGLVA; encoded by the coding sequence GTGCGTACTGTTCTTGTGTGCGTTCGGACACCACTCGCGGCCCAGCACCTGACATCCGCTGCCGCGCGGCTGGGGTTGTCCGCGATCGTCCGTACCGCCGTCTCCGATCCCGAGGTGATGCTCCGGCTCGCCGAACGGCCGGTCGACGTGGTGCTCGCCGACACGGCCCTCACCCGGCCGGACAGCGCGGGCTTCGTTCGCCGGGTGCTCGCCCGCGCGCCGCAGGCCGCTGTCCTGCTGCTCGGCACCGAGGAACCCGAGGCCGCGGCGGCCACCATCAGCGCCGGCGCCCGGGGCCTGATCCAGAACGTCGACCATGACCTGACCAGTGCGGTGGCCAAGGCCCTGCTGCTGCTCACCGCGCCCGGCCGGGCCTCCCGGCAGCGGGTCACCGACCCGGCCCGGGACACCGCGTCGGTCGGCGGATCGGGCCGCTCGGCGCCGTCCCTGCGCGGCTCCGCCGAGCCGGGCTGGACCGCCGCGACGGGCGAGGGCTCTGCGGGCATGCCGTCCGTGCCCGTGCAGCGGGGCGAGGACGAGGTCGACCCGGCCACCGACGAGCAGGCGACCGGCCAGAACGACGCCGCCCGACCGGCCCCGAACACCCGCCCCACCCGGGCGTCGATCGGGCTCACCGAGCGGGAGTTGCAGGTCCTGCTCGGCATGGCCGAGGGCAAGAGCAACGCGGAGATCGGCCGGGAGCTGTTCGTGTCCGAGGACACGGTCAAGACCCACGCCCGGCGGCTGTTCCGCAAGCTCGGCGCCCGGGACCGGGCACACGCGGTGGCCGCAGGCTTCCGAGCCGGCCTCGTCGCCTGA
- a CDS encoding DUF5319 domain-containing protein, producing MHDEPIDPFNGDPADPTAGLDDPGDDATPDPLTDVERQDVLEDLADLEIYQALLAPIGVRGLVIECEDCREPHYFDWDLLRGNLRHLLNSGRPRVHEPAYDPDPDHYVTWDYARGYADGVHDTLTEGTEDEPGTPTND from the coding sequence GTGCACGACGAGCCCATCGACCCGTTCAACGGCGACCCGGCCGACCCGACTGCGGGGCTTGACGATCCGGGCGACGACGCGACGCCGGATCCGCTGACCGACGTCGAGCGGCAGGACGTGCTCGAAGACCTCGCCGACCTGGAGATCTACCAGGCTCTGCTGGCACCGATCGGGGTGCGCGGGCTGGTGATCGAGTGCGAGGACTGCCGGGAGCCGCACTACTTCGACTGGGACCTGCTGCGGGGCAACCTGCGGCACCTGCTCAACTCGGGGCGTCCGCGCGTGCACGAGCCGGCCTACGACCCCGACCCGGACCACTACGTGACCTGGGACTACGCCCGTGGGTACGCCGACGGGGTGCACGACACCCTGACCGAGGGCACCGAGGACGAGCCAGGCACCCCCACGAACGACTGA
- the guaB gene encoding IMP dehydrogenase yields MENSPSTDLPAGAEHADLGGHLPELPAGSARVVPLGLTFDDVLLQPGESDVVPSRVNTRTKLTRNIELTIPLLSSAMDTVTEARMAIAMARQGGIGVLHRNLSVDDQALQVDLVKRSESGMITNPVTASPDDTLREVDELCGRYRISGVPVVDGDGQLVGIVTNRDMRFVSEPSTPVHEIMTRTPLITARVGVSKDDALALLRQHKVEKLPIVDEAGRLRGLITVKDFTKSEQYPESTKDAAGRLRVAAAIGVGEDSYKRARTLVDAGVDVLIVDTAHGHQRAVLDMVRRLKKDVSVDVVGGNVATYAGAKALVDAGADGVKVGVGPGAICTTRIVAGVGVPQITAIMEAARAARPAGVPVIGDGGIQYSGDIAKAIVAGADTVMLGSLLAGCEESPGELIFVNGKQFKTYRGMGSLGAMQSRGQAKSYSKDRYFQQDVLSDDKLVPEGVEGQVPYRGPLSRVAHQLVGGLRLAMGYAGAENIPDLHHRGQLIRITAAGLKESHPHDIQMTVEAPNYHTR; encoded by the coding sequence GTGGAAAATTCGCCCAGCACCGATCTTCCGGCCGGCGCCGAACACGCCGACCTGGGCGGCCACCTGCCCGAGTTGCCGGCAGGCTCGGCGCGGGTGGTTCCGCTCGGGCTCACCTTCGACGACGTGTTGTTGCAGCCGGGCGAGTCGGACGTGGTGCCCAGTCGGGTCAACACCCGTACGAAGCTCACCCGCAACATCGAGTTGACCATTCCGCTGCTGTCCAGCGCCATGGACACCGTCACCGAGGCGCGGATGGCGATCGCCATGGCCCGTCAGGGTGGCATCGGCGTGCTGCACCGCAATCTCTCCGTTGACGACCAGGCGCTCCAGGTCGACCTGGTCAAGCGCTCCGAGTCCGGCATGATCACCAACCCGGTGACGGCCAGCCCGGACGACACGCTGCGCGAGGTCGACGAGCTGTGCGGTCGGTACCGGATCTCCGGCGTGCCGGTGGTGGACGGTGACGGCCAGTTGGTAGGCATCGTCACCAACCGCGACATGCGTTTCGTGTCCGAGCCGAGCACCCCGGTTCACGAGATCATGACCCGTACCCCGCTGATCACCGCCCGGGTCGGGGTGAGCAAGGACGACGCGTTGGCGCTGCTGCGCCAGCACAAGGTCGAGAAGCTGCCGATCGTGGACGAGGCGGGTCGGCTGCGCGGGCTGATCACCGTGAAGGACTTCACCAAGAGCGAGCAGTACCCGGAGAGCACCAAGGACGCCGCCGGACGGCTCCGGGTGGCCGCCGCGATCGGTGTCGGCGAGGACTCCTACAAGCGGGCGCGCACACTTGTCGACGCGGGCGTCGACGTGCTGATCGTGGACACGGCGCACGGGCACCAGCGGGCCGTGCTGGACATGGTCCGTCGGCTCAAGAAGGACGTGAGCGTCGACGTCGTGGGCGGCAACGTGGCGACCTACGCCGGTGCGAAGGCGCTTGTCGACGCCGGCGCCGACGGGGTCAAGGTGGGTGTCGGTCCGGGTGCGATCTGCACCACCCGGATCGTCGCCGGGGTGGGCGTGCCGCAGATCACCGCGATCATGGAGGCGGCCCGCGCCGCCCGTCCGGCCGGTGTGCCGGTGATCGGCGACGGCGGCATCCAGTATTCGGGTGACATCGCCAAGGCCATTGTGGCCGGCGCCGACACGGTGATGCTCGGCAGCCTGCTGGCCGGCTGCGAGGAGAGCCCCGGCGAGCTGATCTTCGTCAACGGCAAGCAGTTCAAGACGTACCGGGGGATGGGCTCGCTCGGCGCGATGCAGTCCCGTGGTCAGGCCAAGTCGTACTCGAAGGACCGCTACTTCCAGCAGGACGTGCTCAGCGACGACAAGCTGGTGCCCGAGGGCGTCGAGGGCCAGGTGCCCTACCGGGGGCCGCTGTCGCGGGTGGCCCACCAGCTCGTCGGTGGGCTGCGACTGGCGATGGGGTACGCCGGTGCGGAGAACATCCCCGACCTGCACCACCGGGGCCAGCTCATCCGGATCACCGCGGCCGGGCTCAAGGAGAGCCACCCGCACGACATCCAGATGACCGTCGAGGCGCCCAACTACCACACCCGCTGA
- a CDS encoding GuaB3 family IMP dehydrogenase-related protein encodes MRDVVEIGLGKTAQRGYHLDDIAIVPSRRTRDVDDVSTAWQLDAYPFGIPCVGHPSDATMSPSSAVRLGQLGGLGVLNVEGLWTRYENPTKVLEELAGLDEDARATKRLQEVYAEPIRPDLIAERVRELRAGGGTVAVRVSPQHTLALAPVILDAGVDILVIQGTIVSAEHVSTTDEPLNLKEFIADLDLPVIVGGCTDYKTALHLMRTGAAGVIVGIGGDEWSTTESVLGIRVPMATAIADAAAARRDYLDETGGRYVHLIADGDIQTSGDIAKALGCGADAVMLGEPLSLCEEAPAGGAWWHSAASHPSLPRGAFEVSGEPLGSMEQLLFGPADEADGQLNLFGGLRRAMAKCGYRDLKEFQKVGLVLDR; translated from the coding sequence ATGCGTGACGTGGTCGAGATCGGGCTGGGCAAGACCGCGCAGCGCGGCTACCACCTGGACGACATCGCCATCGTGCCGAGCCGCCGGACCAGGGACGTCGACGACGTCTCCACCGCCTGGCAGCTCGACGCGTACCCGTTCGGTATTCCCTGCGTCGGGCATCCGTCCGACGCCACGATGAGCCCGTCGTCGGCGGTGCGGCTGGGTCAGCTCGGCGGTCTCGGCGTGCTCAACGTCGAAGGGCTGTGGACCCGCTACGAGAACCCGACGAAGGTGCTTGAGGAGTTGGCAGGCCTCGACGAGGACGCCCGCGCCACCAAGCGGCTCCAGGAGGTGTACGCCGAGCCGATCCGCCCGGACCTGATCGCCGAGCGGGTCCGTGAGCTGCGGGCCGGCGGCGGCACTGTGGCGGTGCGGGTGTCCCCGCAGCACACCTTGGCGCTGGCACCGGTGATTCTGGACGCCGGGGTGGACATCCTGGTCATCCAGGGCACCATCGTCTCCGCCGAGCACGTGTCGACGACCGACGAGCCGCTGAACCTCAAGGAGTTCATCGCCGACCTCGACCTGCCGGTGATCGTCGGCGGTTGCACCGACTACAAGACGGCGCTGCACCTGATGCGTACCGGCGCGGCCGGTGTGATCGTGGGCATCGGCGGCGACGAGTGGTCGACCACCGAGTCGGTGCTGGGCATCCGGGTGCCGATGGCCACCGCGATCGCCGACGCCGCGGCGGCCCGCCGGGACTACCTCGACGAGACCGGCGGCCGGTACGTGCACCTGATCGCCGACGGCGACATCCAGACCTCCGGCGACATCGCCAAGGCGCTCGGCTGCGGTGCCGACGCGGTGATGCTCGGCGAGCCGCTGTCGCTCTGCGAGGAGGCGCCCGCCGGTGGCGCCTGGTGGCACTCGGCGGCGAGCCACCCGTCGCTGCCCCGCGGCGCGTTCGAGGTCTCCGGCGAGCCGCTCGGGTCGATGGAGCAGTTGCTGTTCGGCCCGGCCGACGAGGCCGACGGTCAGCTCAACCTGTTCGGCGGCCTGCGCCGGGCGATGGCCAAGTGCGGCTACCGCGACCTCAAGGAGTTCCAGAAGGTGGGCCTGGTCCTCGACCGCTGA
- a CDS encoding ThuA domain-containing protein produces the protein MIRPTGRRWFAVAAGLILNVSLISAAPATAAPADPPPTGAAVVENGPAALRSPQRAPKSYQVLVFTKTAGERRASINDGVDTIRKLAKANKFTVTVTRDAAVFTPTELAKYRAVVFLNTTGDVLNASQEAAFEAYVKAGGGYVGVHAAAETEPDWTFYQDLVGAKVASASTVTRGVVDVADRAHPASETLPRTLTLTEEWYNFDRNVRGTSHVLATVDEKTYTGGTMGYDHPITWCKDYQGGRSFYTGLGHSIETYRSAKFREHLLGGIQWSAGVIEGDCGATVLGNYEKVTLNGEPGEPMSLAVLPDGRVLHNTRGGEVRLYDPATGASPVITTVDVYQHDEDGLQSVAIDPDFAKNKWVYIYYAPKLNTPVDDPSTPGVNEGDAPATSNDPTVWDKFKGYNLLSRVKLVETPTPHLDMSTEQQILRVDADRGICCHVAGEIKFDAKGLLYLVTGDDTNAGGSDGYTPINESPTQGPGYDAQRSSGNTNDLRGKLLRIKVRPDGTYSIPKGNLFDEAKDQAGKTRPEIFLMGLRNPFRYDVGADGTVYVGDYSPDSRVPSATRGPDGTGRWFATKKAGNYGWPYCYSPSLPYVDYDFVTRTSGAPFNCGAPVNDSPRNTGLRVLPKVEQPQFWYTFDARTPCAGAYLENPPVACDFAWPVIGTGGVGPMGGPIYSYDPKSTSEVKFPEYYQNAVVFGEFTRDKIFMMRTDGKGKLTGVEQFLPGFVFDNPMDMEFGPDGSLYLLEYGDGFFRANPDAQLSVIRYVKGQRSPVAKLDATPTSGTTPLTVQFSSAGSYDPDPGESISYAWDFTNDGTVDSADPNPSFTYTANGTYSAKLTVTDSSGRTAVLTREIVVGNTAPTVTVTSPVSGSFFNWGDAVPFTITVTDPEDGPVDCSRVTVTFVLGHDSHGHPDSSTTGCTGILATPADGGDHAGGYLYGGISASYTDLGGGGQAPLTTVGQAIIQTPRQQAENAQVKEGVTVANTGDTGGGEHVSSIDPGDHIAFDPINLGGVSSVTLRHSGGSAATAGTPRAAVELRLDSPTGPLVATATLNATTGNAAFTSTSVPVNQPAGAHRLYLVYTAVPGGPTSGLGNLNWVEFTVG, from the coding sequence ATGATCCGACCGACCGGACGACGATGGTTCGCCGTCGCCGCTGGGCTCATCCTGAACGTCTCCCTCATCTCCGCCGCACCCGCCACTGCGGCACCAGCCGACCCACCCCCGACCGGGGCAGCCGTCGTGGAGAACGGCCCCGCCGCCCTCCGCTCCCCCCAGCGCGCCCCGAAGAGCTACCAGGTCCTGGTGTTCACGAAGACCGCCGGTGAGCGCCGCGCGTCCATCAACGACGGCGTCGACACGATCCGGAAACTGGCCAAGGCCAACAAGTTCACTGTCACTGTCACCCGGGACGCCGCGGTGTTCACCCCCACCGAGCTGGCGAAGTACCGGGCCGTGGTCTTCCTCAACACCACCGGCGACGTCCTCAACGCCAGCCAGGAGGCGGCCTTCGAGGCGTACGTGAAGGCCGGCGGCGGCTACGTCGGCGTACACGCCGCGGCGGAGACCGAGCCGGACTGGACCTTCTACCAGGACCTGGTCGGCGCGAAGGTGGCAAGCGCCTCGACGGTCACCCGTGGCGTGGTCGACGTCGCCGACCGCGCCCACCCGGCGTCGGAGACGCTTCCCCGCACGCTCACCCTCACCGAGGAGTGGTACAACTTCGACCGCAACGTCCGGGGCACCTCGCACGTCCTGGCCACTGTGGACGAGAAGACCTACACCGGCGGCACGATGGGGTACGACCACCCGATCACCTGGTGCAAGGACTACCAGGGCGGGCGCTCCTTCTACACGGGCCTCGGGCACAGCATCGAGACGTACCGCTCGGCGAAGTTCCGTGAGCACCTGCTCGGCGGCATCCAGTGGTCCGCCGGCGTGATCGAGGGCGACTGCGGCGCGACAGTGCTCGGCAACTACGAGAAGGTCACACTCAACGGCGAGCCGGGCGAGCCGATGTCGCTGGCAGTGCTCCCCGACGGCCGGGTGCTGCACAACACCCGTGGCGGCGAGGTACGGCTCTACGACCCCGCCACCGGCGCCAGCCCGGTGATCACCACCGTCGACGTGTACCAGCACGACGAGGACGGCCTCCAGTCGGTGGCGATCGATCCGGACTTCGCGAAGAACAAGTGGGTCTACATCTACTACGCGCCGAAGCTCAACACCCCTGTCGACGACCCGAGCACCCCGGGCGTCAACGAGGGCGACGCGCCCGCCACCTCGAACGACCCGACAGTGTGGGACAAGTTCAAGGGCTACAACCTGCTCTCCCGGGTCAAGCTCGTCGAGACCCCCACCCCGCACCTGGACATGAGCACCGAGCAGCAGATCCTCCGGGTCGACGCCGACCGCGGCATCTGCTGCCACGTGGCCGGCGAGATCAAGTTCGACGCCAAGGGACTGCTCTACCTCGTCACCGGCGACGACACCAACGCGGGCGGCTCCGACGGGTACACCCCGATCAACGAGTCGCCGACCCAGGGCCCCGGGTACGACGCGCAGCGCTCGTCGGGCAACACCAACGACCTGCGCGGCAAGCTGCTGCGGATCAAGGTACGACCGGACGGCACGTACTCCATCCCGAAGGGCAACCTCTTCGACGAGGCGAAGGACCAGGCCGGCAAGACCAGGCCGGAGATCTTCCTGATGGGGCTGCGCAACCCGTTCCGGTACGACGTGGGCGCCGACGGCACCGTCTACGTCGGTGACTACTCGCCGGACTCCCGCGTGCCCAGCGCCACCCGGGGCCCGGACGGCACCGGCCGCTGGTTCGCCACCAAGAAGGCCGGCAACTACGGCTGGCCGTACTGCTATTCGCCGAGCCTGCCGTACGTCGACTACGACTTCGTCACCCGGACCTCCGGCGCACCGTTCAACTGCGGCGCCCCGGTCAACGACTCGCCGCGCAACACCGGCCTGCGGGTGCTGCCGAAGGTCGAGCAACCGCAGTTCTGGTACACGTTCGACGCCCGTACCCCGTGCGCCGGGGCGTACCTGGAGAACCCGCCGGTCGCCTGCGACTTCGCGTGGCCGGTGATCGGCACCGGCGGCGTCGGCCCGATGGGCGGCCCGATCTACTCGTACGACCCGAAGTCGACCTCCGAGGTGAAGTTCCCCGAGTACTACCAGAACGCTGTGGTCTTCGGTGAGTTCACCCGCGACAAGATCTTCATGATGCGTACCGACGGCAAGGGCAAGCTGACCGGCGTGGAGCAGTTCCTGCCGGGCTTCGTCTTCGACAACCCGATGGACATGGAGTTCGGGCCGGACGGCTCGCTCTACCTGCTGGAGTACGGCGACGGCTTCTTCCGGGCCAACCCGGACGCGCAACTGTCGGTGATCCGGTACGTCAAGGGCCAGCGGTCACCGGTGGCGAAGCTCGACGCCACACCCACCTCCGGGACGACACCGCTGACCGTGCAGTTCTCCTCGGCCGGCAGTTACGACCCGGACCCGGGCGAGTCCATCTCGTACGCCTGGGACTTCACGAACGACGGCACCGTCGACTCGGCCGACCCGAACCCGTCGTTCACCTACACGGCGAACGGCACCTACAGCGCCAAGCTGACGGTTACCGACTCCAGCGGCAGGACCGCCGTACTCACCAGGGAGATCGTGGTCGGCAACACCGCGCCCACCGTGACAGTCACCTCCCCGGTGTCCGGCAGCTTCTTCAACTGGGGTGACGCGGTGCCGTTCACCATCACGGTGACCGACCCGGAGGACGGGCCGGTGGACTGCTCGCGGGTGACGGTGACGTTCGTCCTCGGCCACGACAGCCACGGGCACCCGGACAGCTCCACCACCGGCTGCACGGGCATCCTGGCCACCCCGGCCGACGGCGGTGACCACGCCGGTGGCTACCTGTACGGCGGGATCAGCGCCTCGTACACCGACCTCGGCGGCGGCGGGCAGGCCCCGCTCACCACCGTCGGCCAGGCGATCATCCAGACGCCTCGCCAGCAGGCCGAGAACGCCCAGGTGAAGGAGGGCGTCACGGTCGCCAACACCGGTGACACCGGCGGCGGTGAGCACGTCAGCTCGATCGACCCGGGCGACCACATCGCCTTCGACCCGATCAACCTGGGTGGGGTGTCCAGCGTGACGCTGCGGCACTCCGGAGGCTCGGCCGCTACCGCGGGCACTCCCCGCGCGGCGGTGGAGCTGCGGCTCGACTCGCCGACCGGCCCGCTCGTCGCCACGGCGACGCTGAACGCGACCACCGGCAACGCGGCCTTCACCAGCACCTCGGTGCCGGTGAACCAGCCGGCCGGGGCGCACCGGCTCTACCTGGTCTACACCGCCGTACCGGGCGGGCCGACCAGCGGCCTGGGCAACCTGAACTGGGTCGAGTTCACAGTGGGCTGA
- a CDS encoding sugar phosphate isomerase/epimerase family protein has translation MPDHTDATPTNRINRRSLLAASAGVAAALGAAGLPVLATGSPALAHPKDKGKDKDKGKSKLRVEPLIPEKNRGIILYSVRDRITAAPDDSGVPYGFERVLARLAEIGYKEIEFAGYTQHTSILGRQITPREIRKILDDNGLVANGTHASIQAATFQQQLDIAEELGMKNIGTGSDPTNSAYKADWDAAADLWNELGRQARARGMRLYTHNHDVAYSFLLDSGPLDAQGRPTRSSGVRRLEYFFGKTDPKYVFFEFDIYWGYVARYKHQKYVDPAGREVTDLFDPILNVADRTTRFPLFHAKDGDRDTSVPNGHQMAPLGEGDINFQQFFQTIGERDFHHANWEMDTAPGGTANQGQSLDLAALSYRNMSDLTIYLKK, from the coding sequence ATGCCAGACCACACCGACGCCACACCGACCAACCGGATCAACCGCCGGTCCCTGCTCGCCGCCTCCGCAGGCGTCGCCGCCGCACTCGGCGCGGCCGGCCTGCCGGTCCTCGCCACCGGCTCCCCAGCCCTCGCCCACCCCAAGGACAAGGGCAAGGACAAGGACAAGGGCAAGAGCAAGCTGCGGGTCGAACCGCTGATCCCGGAGAAGAACCGCGGGATCATCCTCTACAGCGTCCGGGACCGGATCACCGCAGCGCCCGACGACAGCGGAGTGCCGTACGGCTTCGAGCGCGTCCTCGCCCGACTCGCCGAGATCGGCTACAAGGAGATCGAGTTCGCCGGCTACACCCAGCACACCTCGATCCTCGGCCGGCAGATCACCCCGCGCGAGATCCGCAAGATCCTCGACGACAACGGCCTGGTCGCCAACGGCACCCACGCCTCGATCCAGGCGGCCACCTTCCAGCAGCAGCTGGACATCGCCGAGGAACTCGGCATGAAGAACATCGGCACCGGCAGCGACCCCACGAACAGCGCCTACAAGGCCGACTGGGACGCCGCAGCCGACCTCTGGAACGAGCTGGGCCGGCAGGCCCGCGCCCGGGGCATGCGGCTCTACACCCACAACCACGACGTCGCGTACAGCTTCCTGCTCGACTCCGGCCCGCTGGACGCGCAGGGCCGGCCCACCCGCTCGTCGGGCGTCCGGCGGCTGGAGTACTTCTTCGGCAAGACCGACCCGAAGTACGTCTTCTTCGAGTTCGACATCTACTGGGGCTACGTGGCCCGCTACAAGCACCAGAAGTACGTCGACCCGGCCGGCCGTGAGGTGACCGACCTGTTCGACCCGATCCTCAACGTGGCCGACCGGACCACCCGGTTCCCGCTGTTCCACGCCAAGGACGGCGACCGCGACACCAGCGTGCCCAACGGCCACCAGATGGCCCCTCTCGGCGAGGGCGACATCAACTTCCAGCAGTTCTTCCAGACCATCGGCGAGCGGGACTTCCACCACGCCAACTGGGAGATGGACACCGCCCCCGGCGGCACCGCCAACCAGGGACAATCGCTCGACCTCGCGGCGCTCAGCTACCGCAACATGTCCGACCTGACGATCTACCTCAAGAAGTAA
- a CDS encoding M1 family metallopeptidase — protein MVLTGRTSRRHRLAIVTAFTCAVALGAAGCTGADNDGFRPGAADAGDPYVPGRGNGGYDVTHYGLDVRYDPTTDRLSGRAAITATAIQDLSRFNLDLAGLDVGAVTVDQARAEHRRDAGELVVTPRDRLPRGRQFTVVVDYQGVPSAVTDGALGSGGFLHTDDGAIALGQPDSAATWFPVNDHPSDKASYDIAVTVPDGLAALSNGVPGPRSSADGWTTWRWSERTPMASYLSTLVIGNYRVVDGEHAGRPMVTAVAASLPATGGAAGSLARTGEIADFLASRFGPYPFDSYGGIAVADDRISYALETQSRPVYGPAFFTDDRLNPGVVAHELAHQWFGDSVSLSRWGDIWLNEGFASYAEWLWEEHDGGRTAQRNFELQYAVTDWSQPSVEPGRERMFGTAVYKRGALAVHALRRTVGDDTFFRILRTWTTERAGGNATTGDFVALAERVSNRQLRPLLDAWLVGGTAPTLP, from the coding sequence ATGGTCCTTACCGGACGGACGTCGCGCCGCCACCGGCTGGCCATCGTCACCGCGTTCACCTGCGCCGTCGCGCTCGGTGCCGCCGGATGTACGGGCGCTGACAACGACGGGTTCCGGCCCGGTGCCGCCGACGCCGGTGACCCGTACGTGCCCGGACGCGGCAACGGCGGCTACGACGTCACGCACTACGGCCTGGACGTCCGCTACGACCCGACGACCGACCGGCTCAGCGGCCGGGCCGCCATCACTGCCACCGCCATCCAGGATCTGTCCCGGTTCAACCTGGACCTCGCCGGCCTGGACGTAGGAGCGGTCACCGTCGACCAGGCGCGGGCCGAGCACCGCCGCGACGCCGGCGAACTGGTGGTGACCCCACGCGACCGGCTGCCACGCGGCCGGCAGTTCACAGTGGTTGTCGACTACCAGGGTGTGCCCAGCGCCGTCACCGACGGTGCGCTGGGCAGCGGTGGTTTCCTGCACACCGACGACGGCGCGATCGCACTCGGTCAGCCCGACTCCGCAGCCACCTGGTTCCCGGTCAACGATCACCCGTCGGACAAGGCCAGCTACGACATCGCCGTGACCGTTCCGGACGGACTGGCCGCACTCAGCAACGGCGTGCCCGGCCCGCGGAGCAGCGCCGACGGCTGGACCACCTGGCGCTGGTCGGAACGCACCCCGATGGCCAGCTACCTGAGCACCCTCGTGATCGGAAACTACCGGGTGGTCGACGGCGAGCACGCCGGACGACCGATGGTCACCGCCGTCGCGGCGAGCCTGCCGGCGACAGGTGGCGCGGCCGGCTCGCTGGCCCGCACCGGCGAGATCGCGGACTTCCTGGCCAGCCGCTTCGGCCCGTACCCGTTCGACTCGTACGGGGGCATCGCCGTTGCCGACGACCGGATCTCCTACGCGCTGGAGACCCAGTCCCGGCCGGTCTACGGACCCGCCTTCTTCACCGACGACAGGCTCAACCCGGGCGTTGTCGCGCACGAGTTGGCCCACCAGTGGTTCGGCGACAGTGTCTCCCTCAGCAGGTGGGGCGACATCTGGCTCAACGAGGGCTTCGCCAGCTACGCAGAGTGGCTGTGGGAGGAGCACGACGGTGGCCGGACGGCGCAGCGCAACTTCGAACTCCAGTACGCGGTGACGGACTGGTCGCAGCCGTCGGTCGAGCCGGGCCGGGAACGGATGTTCGGCACCGCCGTCTACAAGCGCGGTGCGCTCGCCGTGCACGCGCTACGCCGGACCGTCGGTGACGACACGTTCTTCCGCATCCTGCGTACCTGGACCACCGAGCGGGCTGGCGGAAACGCCACCACCGGGGACTTCGTGGCGCTGGCCGAGCGGGTGTCGAACCGGCAGCTGCGGCCACTCCTGGACGCCTGGCTTGTCGGCGGCACAGCGCCCACCCTGCCGTGA